The proteins below are encoded in one region of Clostridium estertheticum:
- a CDS encoding ABC transporter ATP-binding protein, with product MDKDNEKKMWAHILKFSKIYAFWIALSIFATLVLTYSNIFTSQLLKKIIDMAVSKSIHGLNTYILLGLIVFILGIASKYFFRYATGKYGNCVMRDIRSATVDYVNKLPPDYTMKNKIGEILAKLSGDANVVQNFMANEFINLIYMPIMLIGFGAYLTYLNWRLFLASFIILPILVPLSVKLISPIKKYQREYVKYLGKTNNIVQNSIDGISIIKAYNLEEEMANDYDESIRIATEIAFRNDKKEYITTPIITIAGTLPGIISIIYGGYLCLQGNMSAGELIAFLNIFAMFTEPMRYLYLMIINIKVAMASVERLFSILDEPQEKSGNIRLTKDSYDKNDIAVEFVNVDFSYDEKSMILNKLNLIVTKGKSIAIVGASGSGKSTILKLIGKINERQGGTIKICGENIEDLGVESLREYISYVSQRTFLFPFSIKDNILIGNPKATMEDIIKATKKANAHAFIEKLTDGYDTLVGEHGTKLSGGQIQRIALARAILKDSPILLLDEATSALDTQSEALIKDALDKFKKDKTLIIVAHRLSTIENADEIFVLENGAIIENGTHNELIAKNSAYAKLHIGAHGEGATA from the coding sequence ATGGACAAAGACAATGAAAAAAAAATGTGGGCGCACATACTTAAATTTTCTAAAATTTATGCTTTTTGGATTGCTTTAAGCATTTTTGCAACACTGGTACTTACCTACTCTAATATATTTACTTCTCAACTTCTGAAAAAAATCATAGACATGGCAGTAAGCAAAAGCATTCACGGGCTCAATACTTATATCTTACTGGGGCTAATTGTATTTATTTTAGGTATAGCCTCAAAATATTTTTTCAGATATGCTACAGGTAAGTATGGAAACTGTGTTATGAGGGATATCCGAAGTGCTACCGTGGACTATGTAAATAAGCTTCCACCAGATTATACTATGAAAAATAAGATTGGTGAAATATTGGCCAAGCTATCAGGTGATGCGAATGTAGTACAGAATTTTATGGCAAATGAATTTATCAATTTGATTTATATGCCAATAATGCTTATAGGATTTGGGGCATATTTAACTTATCTAAATTGGAGATTATTTTTAGCAAGTTTTATTATACTTCCTATACTTGTACCTTTAAGCGTGAAACTAATAAGTCCAATAAAAAAGTATCAACGTGAGTATGTAAAATATCTAGGTAAAACTAATAATATTGTACAAAATTCAATTGATGGTATTTCTATTATAAAAGCTTATAATTTGGAAGAAGAAATGGCCAATGATTATGATGAAAGTATTAGAATTGCCACAGAAATTGCCTTCAGAAACGATAAAAAGGAATACATAACAACTCCAATAATTACCATAGCAGGTACACTACCTGGAATTATAAGTATTATTTATGGTGGCTATCTTTGTTTACAAGGAAATATGAGCGCGGGTGAATTAATCGCATTCTTGAATATTTTTGCTATGTTCACTGAGCCTATGAGATATTTATACCTTATGATAATAAATATTAAAGTGGCAATGGCCTCAGTAGAGAGACTCTTTTCTATATTAGATGAACCACAAGAAAAAAGTGGGAATATTAGACTTACAAAAGACAGCTATGATAAAAATGATATAGCTGTGGAATTTGTAAATGTTGATTTTTCTTATGATGAAAAAAGTATGATTTTAAATAAATTAAATTTAATTGTAACAAAGGGAAAATCAATTGCCATTGTAGGTGCAAGTGGTAGTGGAAAAAGTACAATTTTAAAACTTATAGGTAAGATTAATGAAAGACAAGGCGGAACCATTAAAATATGTGGTGAAAATATTGAGGATTTAGGAGTTGAAAGCCTAAGAGAGTATATATCTTATGTATCACAGCGAACCTTCTTATTTCCTTTTTCAATTAAGGATAATATACTTATCGGGAATCCTAAAGCTACTATGGAAGATATAATAAAAGCTACCAAAAAAGCTAATGCCCATGCTTTTATTGAGAAATTGACAGATGGTTATGATACCCTTGTAGGCGAACATGGAACAAAATTGTCAGGAGGACAGATTCAGAGAATTGCATTAGCTAGAGCTATACTTAAAGACTCACCGATACTTTTGTTAGATGAAGCAACTTCTGCCTTGGACACTCAGTCCGAAGCACTGATTAAGGACGCTTTAGATAAATTTAAAAAAGATAAGACCCTTATTATTGTAGCCCATAGACTTTCTACTATTGAGAATGCAGATGAAATATTTGTACTTGAAAATGGGGCTATTATAGAAAATGGCACACATAATGAACTTATAGCAAAGAATTCAGCCTATGCTAAGCTTCATATAGGTGCTCATGGAGAGGGGGCAACAGCATGA
- a CDS encoding ABC transporter ATP-binding protein, producing MINKNSTQILELKRFFAQVKGRQFIYWTSLLAAVILNSITQVLIANINKGVLNAVTHSNMQQLRNTAVLALVYIIIWIICPLPRYIHITIVRYIMYDLKSKLFRHMEKLNLSYFEKHHSGDSIERLGNNVDALKTAYFTQVFVVVNTFIMGMTSMITMFIFEWKIAFILIILGLISISISLKYTGKIRKITDKINKESSTLTQRLSDILAGFSILKLFSGAYIAVNRYKFQNNKINDLRMKSIGKQSEMDSINFAFTFLSNIGVIVAGVLMAAAGWTDLGTVAGIVTLQGSVNWMFLNLGTSYARLQESLSNASRIFEVFDAQPEEETYKTNQSYDKSSMISLENVYFNYEGRENIINNINLSVKKGQHVAFVGPSGGGKSTVIKLILGFYPIATGSITINGKSMSEYNIHEIRDMIAYVPQDAYLFDGTIMENIRFGRLIATDKEVIEAAKAAYSHDFIQKLPEGYNTEVISSGNNLSGGQRQRIAIARAFLKDAPILLLDEATSALDTESENQIQISLEALMKNRTTIAIAHRLTTIENSDIIFVIENGSIVEQGTSKDLVDKAGLYMRLKNI from the coding sequence ATGATTAATAAAAATTCGACGCAAATTTTAGAACTTAAACGCTTCTTTGCCCAGGTGAAAGGACGACAATTTATTTATTGGACTTCTCTACTTGCAGCTGTTATCCTAAATTCAATAACACAGGTACTTATAGCTAATATTAACAAAGGTGTTTTGAATGCAGTAACCCATTCAAATATGCAGCAACTTAGAAACACTGCAGTATTGGCCTTAGTTTACATTATCATTTGGATAATTTGTCCATTGCCTAGATATATCCATATTACTATTGTCCGTTACATTATGTACGATTTAAAAAGCAAGCTCTTTAGGCATATGGAGAAACTAAATTTGTCTTATTTTGAAAAACATCATAGTGGAGACAGCATAGAGAGGCTCGGCAATAATGTAGATGCACTTAAAACGGCATATTTCACACAAGTATTTGTTGTAGTTAACACTTTCATTATGGGTATGACATCAATGATAACTATGTTTATATTTGAGTGGAAAATAGCGTTCATTTTGATAATCTTAGGTCTTATATCTATTTCTATAAGTCTAAAATATACTGGCAAAATCAGAAAAATAACAGATAAAATAAACAAAGAATCATCTACACTAACACAAAGATTAAGTGATATCTTAGCAGGGTTTTCGATCCTAAAATTGTTTAGTGGCGCATATATAGCTGTAAATAGATATAAATTTCAAAATAATAAAATAAATGATTTGCGAATGAAATCCATAGGTAAGCAATCAGAAATGGATAGTATCAACTTCGCATTTACATTTTTAAGTAACATAGGAGTTATTGTAGCGGGTGTACTTATGGCAGCGGCTGGATGGACTGATTTGGGAACAGTTGCCGGAATTGTAACTCTTCAAGGAAGTGTTAACTGGATGTTTTTAAATTTAGGAACTAGTTATGCGCGCCTTCAAGAATCACTCTCTAACGCTAGCCGTATATTTGAAGTATTCGATGCACAACCAGAAGAAGAAACATATAAAACTAATCAAAGTTATGATAAAAGTTCAATGATAAGTCTTGAAAATGTATACTTTAATTATGAAGGAAGAGAAAATATTATAAATAATATCAATCTTTCAGTTAAGAAGGGTCAACATGTTGCTTTTGTAGGTCCAAGTGGTGGAGGCAAAAGCACAGTAATTAAGCTTATTCTTGGATTTTATCCAATAGCTACAGGTTCTATAACAATAAATGGTAAATCCATGAGTGAATATAATATACATGAAATTAGAGATATGATAGCTTATGTTCCACAAGATGCATATCTATTTGATGGCACAATAATGGAAAATATACGATTTGGAAGATTAATCGCAACAGATAAAGAAGTTATAGAAGCAGCAAAAGCTGCCTATTCTCATGACTTTATACAAAAGTTACCTGAGGGTTATAACACAGAAGTAATAAGTAGTGGAAACAATCTTTCCGGTGGTCAAAGACAGCGCATAGCAATAGCAAGAGCATTCTTAAAGGATGCACCAATACTTCTGCTTGATGAGGCTACTTCAGCTCTTGATACAGAAAGTGAGAATCAGATTCAGATAAGTTTGGAGGCACTAATGAAAAACAGAACAACCATTGCTATTGCTCACAGATTAACAACTATTGAAAATTCTGATATTATATTTGTTATAGAGAATGGTTCAATTGTTGAGCAAGGTACAAGTAAAGATTTGGTAGATAAAGCAGGATTGTATATGAGGCTTAAAAATATATAA
- a CDS encoding DNA alkylation repair protein, which produces MYDDIIEKVKMVKDGFKEIEKESIFILNNNSINKCFIIAKEFYSSEFYQVRELSTFICGSISCELNEALVFLKEKVSIDANWRVQEILAKAFDKYCCDIGYENALPIIKVWLNDSNPNVRRAVTEGLRIWTSRDYFKQNPNIAISLISNLKNDKSEYVRKSVGNALKDISKKHSELIKLELQTWDLSQKTINQVYKLANKHIK; this is translated from the coding sequence TTGTATGATGATATAATTGAAAAAGTTAAAATGGTCAAAGATGGATTTAAAGAAATAGAAAAAGAATCTATATTTATTCTCAACAATAATTCTATTAACAAATGTTTTATTATTGCAAAAGAGTTTTACTCCTCAGAATTTTATCAAGTTAGGGAGTTATCTACATTTATCTGTGGTTCGATTTCATGTGAGTTAAATGAGGCATTAGTATTTTTAAAAGAAAAAGTAAGTATAGATGCAAATTGGCGTGTTCAAGAGATTTTGGCAAAGGCTTTTGACAAATACTGTTGTGATATAGGATATGAAAATGCGTTACCCATAATTAAAGTTTGGTTAAATGATAGCAATCCAAACGTAAGGAGAGCAGTTACCGAGGGATTGAGAATATGGACAAGTAGGGATTATTTCAAACAGAATCCTAATATAGCAATAAGCTTAATATCTAATTTAAAAAATGATAAAAGTGAATATGTTAGGAAATCGGTTGGAAACGCATTAAAGGATATAAGTAAAAAACATAGTGAATTAATAAAGTTAGAACTTCAAACATGGGATTTATCACAAAAAACAATTAATCAAGTGTATAAACTTGCCAATAAACATATAAAATAG
- a CDS encoding carboxymuconolactone decarboxylase family protein yields MSISNAFMAFSKEAPEQQKAWGEFIEKLDTSCKLDKKTEALAYLAVLAAARLESGIPFHVKQAKKLGASREEIISSILVGLPAVGNIVIQALPIALAAYDE; encoded by the coding sequence ATGAGCATAAGTAATGCATTTATGGCATTTTCTAAAGAAGCACCAGAACAACAAAAGGCATGGGGTGAATTCATTGAAAAATTGGATACTTCGTGCAAACTTGATAAGAAGACAGAAGCACTTGCTTATTTAGCTGTATTAGCTGCTGCTCGACTTGAAAGTGGTATACCATTTCATGTAAAACAGGCCAAAAAGTTAGGAGCTTCAAGGGAGGAGATTATAAGTAGCATTTTAGTTGGACTCCCTGCTGTTGGTAATATTGTTATCCAAGCATTACCTATTGCATTAGCTGCATATGATGAATAG
- a CDS encoding immunoglobulin-like domain-containing protein, with amino-acid sequence MSWVKKICLIIIIFIVIILISITIYLSIGTVVGTQSVFIDKITKDNKTLQINGMTSNSALAFSGYSYKAKGDILYLKVRYSLGSFIHNTGEFNITLNNDLKNVNHIYLQGNKTEDKKLVWTKYSQGTQQNSLLIQMSTENVNYKSSIQKIKFRITNRGNTLVTFGYNYSLEKNKNGKWVDIPFKKDTVFIAALSLLNPKKSREDSIILSMSDFTFNAGSYRMSKVASTKDKKNIIISCNFNIN; translated from the coding sequence ATGAGTTGGGTTAAAAAGATTTGTTTGATAATAATTATTTTTATTGTAATTATTCTGATTAGTATTACGATATATTTATCTATTGGTACAGTGGTTGGTACGCAAAGTGTTTTTATTGACAAGATAACAAAAGACAATAAAACTCTACAAATTAATGGAATGACAAGCAACAGTGCTTTAGCCTTTAGTGGTTATAGCTACAAAGCCAAAGGAGATATTTTATATCTAAAGGTAAGATATAGTCTTGGAAGTTTCATCCATAATACTGGCGAATTTAATATTACTTTAAATAATGACCTTAAGAATGTAAATCATATATACTTACAGGGTAATAAAACAGAAGATAAAAAATTAGTTTGGACTAAATATTCTCAAGGAACACAACAAAATAGTCTACTAATACAAATGTCTACAGAAAATGTAAATTATAAATCTTCTATTCAAAAAATTAAATTTAGAATAACAAATAGGGGGAATACTCTTGTAACATTCGGATATAATTATTCTCTTGAAAAAAACAAGAATGGCAAGTGGGTTGACATTCCTTTTAAGAAAGACACTGTTTTTATTGCAGCATTGTCTCTATTAAATCCAAAGAAAAGCCGTGAAGACAGCATAATTCTAAGTATGTCTGATTTTACATTTAATGCAGGAAGCTACCGAATGAGTAAAGTTGCTTCTACTAAAGATAAAAAAAATATTATTATCAGTTGTAATTTTAATATTAATTAA
- a CDS encoding DUF2935 domain-containing protein, producing the protein MLSSTEFIRQSLEIHLFFARIMKEHSFFLEVGFTPKDSIYIKQANNFRIEFDRLLADTISLSNGAVSPSVLQSGEVITPFTLNAEMASAYFTGVNISTNLTKSEAGLMGSNASILGNPILEQRVYTLNQRALVLIKALAQFKTMVLSEVISCRIFTSSYPLLIDHILREAKFYFQIIQRLQNREEINFEKDMYVQESFWNRIMAEHSKFIRGLLDPTENELINTANNFGNEFDKLTTESKEAMDNIIPISKVTQDSLTATIEIAKFKSQGTQGLLECKIKSIIIPLLADHTLREANHYLRLLKIFTKNK; encoded by the coding sequence ATGTTATCTAGTACTGAATTCATACGACAATCGCTGGAAATACATCTTTTTTTTGCAAGGATTATGAAGGAACACTCATTCTTTTTAGAAGTAGGGTTTACACCAAAAGACTCAATTTATATTAAGCAGGCAAATAACTTTAGAATAGAGTTTGACAGACTTTTAGCAGATACTATATCACTTTCTAACGGTGCTGTTAGTCCCAGTGTATTACAGTCTGGTGAAGTAATAACACCTTTCACACTAAACGCTGAGATGGCTTCAGCATATTTTACAGGAGTGAATATTTCAACTAATTTGACAAAATCAGAAGCTGGTTTAATGGGCAGTAATGCATCAATACTAGGCAATCCTATACTTGAACAAAGAGTATATACGCTTAATCAGAGAGCACTAGTATTAATTAAAGCCTTAGCTCAGTTTAAGACTATGGTTTTGTCTGAAGTTATATCCTGTAGAATATTTACAAGTAGCTACCCTTTGCTTATAGACCATATATTAAGAGAGGCAAAATTTTATTTTCAGATAATTCAAAGGCTGCAAAACCGTGAGGAAATCAACTTTGAGAAAGATATGTATGTGCAAGAATCTTTTTGGAATAGAATTATGGCTGAACACTCAAAATTTATTCGTGGACTTCTTGATCCAACAGAAAATGAGCTTATAAATACAGCAAATAACTTTGGAAATGAATTTGATAAGTTGACAACAGAGTCAAAAGAGGCAATGGATAATATAATCCCAATCTCAAAAGTTACGCAGGACAGCCTTACAGCAACTATTGAAATAGCCAAATTTAAATCGCAAGGTACACAAGGATTGCTAGAATGTAAAATCAAATCCATAATAATACCATTATTAGCCGACCATACTTTACGTGAAGCAAATCACTATTTACGTTTATTGAAAATATTTACAAAGAATAAATAA
- a CDS encoding MBL fold metallo-hydrolase, with translation MEIIQLKLSVTNCFLIKTDNKYVLIDTGYEYDWNLFCKRLTSVGVRLSDISHIILTHHHDDHCGLLNKILKENNNIQVIMSYLAKDLLLKGENDQTHGGGLVNKRIKQLIFLKQVYIGIHLKKIIDKKSNLKFPIYKVRENDILVEEEIRLKDIGINLNGKILKTPGHTIDSISVLFDDGDCIVGDAAANMLQFAGTKYCVIFICNINEYYESWRKIISENSQRIFPAHGKPFLVEKLKINIWKNQKKNMVMN, from the coding sequence ATGGAGATTATTCAATTAAAACTTAGTGTGACTAATTGCTTTTTAATAAAAACTGATAACAAATATGTTCTGATTGACACAGGATATGAATATGATTGGAATTTATTCTGTAAAAGATTAACTTCAGTTGGTGTTAGATTATCCGATATTAGTCATATTATACTAACTCATCATCATGATGATCATTGTGGATTGTTAAATAAAATATTGAAAGAGAATAATAATATTCAAGTTATAATGTCGTATCTTGCAAAAGATTTATTGCTAAAGGGAGAAAATGATCAAACACATGGTGGTGGACTCGTAAACAAACGCATAAAACAATTGATTTTTTTAAAACAAGTATATATTGGAATACATTTAAAAAAAATTATAGACAAAAAAAGTAATTTGAAATTTCCAATATATAAAGTACGAGAAAATGATATTCTTGTTGAAGAAGAAATAAGGCTCAAAGATATCGGAATTAATTTAAATGGGAAAATACTGAAAACACCTGGACATACTATAGATTCTATTTCAGTATTGTTTGATGATGGTGATTGTATAGTAGGTGATGCAGCTGCTAATATGCTCCAATTTGCTGGAACGAAATATTGTGTAATATTTATTTGTAATATTAATGAATATTATGAGAGTTGGAGAAAAATAATTTCTGAAAATTCACAACGAATATTTCCAGCACATGGGAAACCATTTTTAGTTGAAAAACTAAAAATAAATATATGGAAAAATCAGAAAAAGAACATGGTTATGAATTAG
- a CDS encoding phage holin family protein, translated as MENKEKKGTFSGIPSIIIRFVVTSIILAITSFLTPGFVLVGLRSIILASVVICLIDYLVEKLMKVDASPFGKGIKGFVIAVIILYIAQFLVPGMRVSIIGAILASIVIGILDAVIPGRSI; from the coding sequence ATGGAGAATAAAGAGAAGAAAGGTACTTTTAGTGGCATACCAAGTATAATAATAAGATTTGTAGTAACTTCAATTATATTAGCTATAACGTCATTTTTAACACCAGGCTTTGTACTTGTGGGTCTACGGTCAATTATATTAGCGTCTGTAGTTATATGTTTAATAGATTATTTAGTGGAAAAACTTATGAAAGTTGATGCATCACCTTTTGGAAAGGGAATAAAAGGATTTGTAATAGCGGTTATAATATTATATATAGCACAATTCTTAGTTCCTGGAATGAGGGTATCTATAATAGGCGCTATACTTGCTTCAATAGTCATTGGAATACTAGATGCGGTAATACCTGGAAGATCCATATAA
- a CDS encoding GNAT family N-acetyltransferase, with product MLVREYRKGDLHFVAKVHIDTWNYTYANIISKDYLENRTYEGQARKWMDRLFNNADTNEFMFVVENEDGEVVGFSSASVNDKNCDFDSILYTLYVSKEHQKKGFGRALVKAVASKLKDLGANNMVLWAFVENSACNFYEHLDGKRGEKRIVNIAGDDLVEVSYEWDDITSLVDL from the coding sequence TTGTTAGTTCGTGAATATAGAAAAGGAGATTTACATTTTGTTGCTAAAGTCCATATAGATACATGGAATTATACCTATGCAAATATAATTTCGAAGGATTATCTCGAAAATCGCACATATGAAGGTCAAGCGAGAAAATGGATGGACAGACTTTTTAATAATGCAGATACAAATGAATTCATGTTTGTTGTAGAAAATGAAGATGGTGAAGTTGTAGGTTTTTCATCTGCATCTGTAAACGATAAAAATTGTGACTTTGATAGCATATTATATACGTTATATGTATCAAAAGAACATCAAAAGAAAGGTTTTGGAAGAGCGCTTGTAAAAGCAGTCGCTTCAAAGTTAAAAGATTTAGGTGCTAATAATATGGTTTTATGGGCCTTTGTTGAAAATAGTGCATGTAATTTTTATGAGCATTTAGATGGAAAACGAGGTGAGAAAAGAATTGTTAATATTGCTGGAGATGATCTAGTTGAAGTTTCCTATGAGTGGGATGACATAACTTCTTTAGTTGACTTATAA
- a CDS encoding FAD-dependent oxidoreductase: MNGKNNICINNILTPKSYWLDSTDETNYPTLEKDIKVDIAIIGGGITGITTALLLKNEGYKVALIEADKIVQGTTGHTTAYVTSQHDIIYSNLINTMGIKKAKQYADANEGAINFIENMVKEYNIDCDFCRLPAYIYTTDESYTDTIKAEAEAAKSLGIKAKYIEKLNLPFSISGALCFENQAQFHPRKYLLKIAENISGNDSQIYEHTRAVDIEHDNLYTVITDTGFKVIASKVVLASHFPFYDGLGLYFAKLRPQRSYVISAIIKDELPKGTFVDSGEAGWYFRSQKYKDGQMIIIGGQEHKTAHGGDMIKHYVNLKNYAEKNFNVEKFLYRWSTQDYITIDGVPYVGNLTSTSENIYVATGYGEWGMTNGTAAATILRDIIVKNESPYQEVYNPSRKILTDGIKNLVKENFDVAKQLIKGKLQVGQYNFDLKNDQGKIVEIDGERYGAYRDKHGELHIVDITCTHLGCELKWNSAEKSWDCPCHGSRFSFEGDIIEGPAVCRLNHYKESDNTIDSNII, encoded by the coding sequence ATGAATGGGAAAAATAACATATGTATCAATAATATTTTAACACCAAAATCTTATTGGCTTGATTCAACGGATGAAACAAACTATCCAACTTTAGAAAAAGACATTAAAGTTGATATAGCAATTATAGGAGGAGGTATTACAGGAATTACAACTGCCCTCCTATTGAAAAATGAAGGTTACAAAGTTGCATTAATTGAAGCAGATAAAATAGTTCAGGGAACTACAGGACACACTACAGCTTATGTTACTTCACAACATGATATCATATATAGTAATTTAATTAACACGATGGGAATTAAGAAAGCTAAGCAATATGCAGATGCCAATGAAGGTGCCATAAATTTTATAGAAAACATGGTAAAGGAATATAACATTGATTGTGATTTTTGTAGGTTACCTGCATATATCTATACAACAGATGAAAGCTATACAGATACTATCAAGGCAGAGGCAGAAGCGGCTAAAAGCCTAGGGATAAAAGCAAAATATATTGAAAAACTAAATTTACCATTTTCAATAAGCGGGGCACTATGCTTTGAAAATCAAGCTCAATTTCACCCTAGAAAGTATCTCCTTAAAATTGCTGAAAACATTTCTGGTAATGATAGTCAAATATATGAACATACAAGAGCGGTAGATATAGAACATGATAATTTATATACTGTAATAACAGACACAGGCTTTAAAGTAATAGCTTCAAAAGTCGTTTTAGCTTCACATTTTCCATTTTATGATGGTTTGGGGTTATATTTTGCAAAACTTCGACCACAAAGATCATATGTAATATCTGCAATAATAAAGGATGAATTACCAAAGGGAACATTTGTAGATTCAGGAGAAGCAGGTTGGTATTTTCGTTCACAAAAGTATAAGGATGGTCAGATGATAATTATTGGGGGGCAAGAGCATAAGACCGCTCATGGTGGCGACATGATTAAACATTATGTTAATTTAAAAAATTATGCTGAAAAAAACTTTAATGTTGAAAAATTTTTGTATAGATGGTCAACTCAAGATTATATAACAATAGATGGTGTACCTTATGTGGGTAATCTTACTTCTACATCAGAAAATATTTATGTTGCTACAGGTTATGGTGAATGGGGCATGACCAATGGAACAGCAGCGGCGACTATACTAAGGGATATTATAGTTAAAAATGAAAGTCCTTATCAAGAAGTTTATAATCCATCACGTAAAATTTTAACTGATGGAATTAAAAACTTAGTTAAGGAAAACTTTGATGTTGCAAAGCAGCTAATAAAAGGAAAGCTTCAAGTTGGTCAATATAATTTTGATTTAAAAAATGATCAGGGAAAGATAGTAGAGATTGATGGAGAAAGGTATGGGGCATATAGAGATAAACATGGAGAACTACATATAGTTGATATAACATGTACTCATTTAGGTTGTGAACTAAAATGGAATAGTGCAGAAAAATCTTGGGATTGCCCTTGCCATGGATCGAGATTTTCTTTTGAAGGCGATATTATAGAAGGTCCAGCTGTTTGCAGGTTAAATCATTATAAAGAAAGTGATAATACAATTGATTCAAATATAATTTGA
- a CDS encoding cupin domain-containing protein — protein sequence MNSREILITNKNLIKPKHKSEHEPYEYNKYEVTEQGNENQSYVAIYEIPPKKANYPYHYHLKNEEVFYIISGNGILETQNGNKSISVGDIIVCPPSEKGAHKIINSSQTEMLVYFSCDNVNSPEVVVYPNSNKVGILVNEKPGTFYKKDTDVDYYDGE from the coding sequence ATGAATAGTCGTGAAATCTTAATAACCAATAAAAATTTAATTAAGCCAAAACATAAAAGTGAGCATGAGCCTTATGAGTATAATAAGTACGAAGTAACAGAGCAAGGTAATGAAAATCAAAGCTATGTTGCTATCTATGAAATTCCACCTAAGAAAGCAAATTATCCATACCACTACCATCTTAAAAATGAAGAAGTATTTTATATAATTAGTGGCAATGGCATATTAGAAACACAGAATGGAAATAAATCAATTTCAGTAGGAGATATTATTGTTTGCCCGCCATCAGAAAAAGGAGCACATAAAATAATTAATTCTTCGCAGACTGAAATGCTTGTGTACTTTAGTTGTGACAATGTTAATTCACCAGAGGTAGTGGTTTACCCTAATTCTAATAAAGTGGGCATACTTGTAAATGAAAAACCAGGAACATTTTATAAAAAGGATACTGACGTAGATTATTATGATGGCGAATAA
- a CDS encoding acyl-CoA thioesterase/BAAT N-terminal domain-containing protein, which produces MDNDSCVINIISEISKVDEPVSIKISGLLKKEKVTVRIVSNDYYCINASVIKVPKNTLWDAHATFIADEYGNVDLENAVPIDGTYKTCNKMGLFYSMKVKETRRGKLIQKLSDISENIQLYAR; this is translated from the coding sequence ATGGACAATGATAGTTGTGTAATAAACATTATCTCAGAAATATCAAAAGTGGACGAACCTGTAAGCATAAAAATAAGTGGTTTATTAAAAAAGGAAAAGGTGACAGTTCGTATTGTAAGTAATGATTACTATTGCATTAATGCTTCTGTGATCAAAGTGCCAAAGAATACATTATGGGATGCTCATGCGACTTTTATAGCGGATGAATATGGAAATGTTGATTTAGAAAATGCGGTGCCTATTGACGGTACATATAAAACGTGCAATAAAATGGGTTTGTTTTACTCTATGAAGGTAAAGGAAACTAGGCGTGGTAAGTTAATACAAAAATTAAGTGATATTAGTGAAAATATACAATTATATGCACGGTAG